A single region of the Salarchaeum japonicum genome encodes:
- a CDS encoding NfeD family protein has protein sequence MAVETLPLLLVIGGVALMVMEAFAPGAHFVVIGTALTVAGVLGILLPTVFAAPIALAVVVLVVGGVSLWVYRHFDIYEGTDEGQTEGSAGLRGKTGYVVERVTERDGRVKIEGGGFSSRYAARTRNGAIEEGTEIIVTDPGGGNVLTVEPLDGRDDIDRELERERDDEGDDERDGEA, from the coding sequence ATGGCAGTTGAGACGCTCCCGCTGTTGCTCGTGATCGGCGGCGTCGCCCTGATGGTGATGGAGGCGTTCGCGCCGGGCGCGCACTTCGTCGTCATCGGCACCGCACTCACGGTCGCCGGCGTGCTCGGCATCCTGCTCCCCACCGTGTTCGCCGCGCCCATCGCGCTCGCCGTCGTCGTCCTCGTCGTCGGCGGCGTCTCCCTCTGGGTGTACCGCCACTTCGACATCTACGAGGGCACGGACGAGGGGCAGACCGAGGGGTCGGCCGGCCTCCGCGGGAAGACCGGGTACGTCGTGGAGCGCGTGACCGAACGGGACGGCCGCGTGAAAATCGAGGGCGGCGGGTTCAGTTCGCGGTACGCCGCCCGCACCCGGAACGGCGCTATCGAGGAGGGCACGGAGATCATCGTCACCGACCCCGGCGGCGGGAACGTCCTCACCGTCGAACCGCTCGACGGCCGGGACGATATCGACCGCGAACTCGAACGCGAACGCGATGATGAAGGCGACGACGAACGGGACGGCGAAGCGTAG
- a CDS encoding SPFH domain-containing protein codes for MDISPLQSLGGSPVFTAVALLLLGLAVVIVYQMVEIVDAYEKKALTVFGEYRGLLEPGISFIPPFVSRTYPFDMRTQTIDVPRQEAITRDNSPVTADAVVYIRVMDAKRAFLEVDNYERAVSNLAQTTLRAVLGDMELDDTLNKRQEINARIREELDEPTDEWGIRVESVEVREVNPSQDVQQAMEQQTSAERKRRAMILEAQGERQSAIETAQGEKQSDIIRAQGKKQSQILEAQGDAISTVLRAKSAESMGERAIVEKGMETLEAIGQNESTTFVLPQELTSLVGRYGKHLTGSDVESATESLDSLDFDEETRELLGLDDIDQILSQLDEEADIDTEKLEEKAEEVMAGTDAGMQDAESVIEEMDQEFESANDSTSGSADENDEQTK; via the coding sequence ATGGACATCTCCCCCCTCCAATCGCTCGGCGGGAGTCCCGTCTTCACCGCGGTGGCGCTCCTGCTGCTCGGACTGGCAGTCGTCATCGTCTACCAGATGGTGGAGATCGTGGACGCCTACGAGAAGAAGGCGCTCACGGTGTTCGGCGAGTACCGAGGACTGCTCGAACCCGGTATCAGCTTCATCCCACCGTTCGTCTCCCGCACGTACCCGTTCGACATGCGGACGCAGACAATCGACGTGCCCCGGCAGGAAGCCATCACGCGCGACAACTCGCCCGTGACGGCAGACGCCGTCGTCTACATCCGCGTGATGGACGCGAAGCGCGCGTTCCTCGAAGTCGATAACTACGAGCGCGCGGTCTCCAACCTCGCGCAGACGACGCTGCGCGCGGTGCTCGGCGACATGGAACTCGACGACACCCTGAACAAGCGCCAGGAGATCAACGCCCGCATCCGCGAGGAGCTCGACGAACCCACGGACGAGTGGGGAATCCGCGTGGAGAGCGTGGAGGTTCGGGAAGTGAATCCGTCGCAGGACGTCCAGCAGGCGATGGAGCAACAGACGAGTGCGGAGCGCAAGCGCCGCGCGATGATTCTCGAAGCGCAGGGCGAACGCCAGTCCGCCATCGAGACCGCGCAGGGTGAGAAGCAGTCCGACATCATCCGCGCGCAGGGGAAAAAGCAGTCCCAGATTCTCGAAGCGCAGGGTGACGCAATCTCGACCGTGCTCCGCGCGAAGTCCGCGGAGTCGATGGGCGAGCGCGCCATCGTCGAGAAGGGCATGGAGACCCTGGAAGCCATCGGGCAGAACGAGTCCACGACGTTCGTCCTCCCGCAGGAGCTCACGAGCCTGGTGGGGCGGTACGGCAAGCACCTCACCGGGAGCGACGTGGAGTCCGCGACCGAGTCCCTGGACAGCCTCGACTTCGACGAGGAGACCCGGGAACTCCTCGGGCTGGACGACATCGACCAGATTCTGAGCCAGCTCGACGAGGAGGCCGACATCGACACGGAGAAACTCGAAGAGAAGGCGGAGGAAGTGATGGCGGGCACGGACGCCGGTATGCAGGACGCCGAGTCCGTCATCGAGGAGATGGACCAGGAGTTCGAGTCCGCGAACGACTCCACGAGCGGGTCGGCGGACGAGAACGACGAGCAGACGAAGTAA
- a CDS encoding sensor histidine kinase: protein MSAFGTPANTVETRPREASRLARAVPAALVGLGVLSLVSWAVEFAVFDLPAGAPAGQFVGEAALSLAVCGGFAFAAYWLRESDVHAARYPRILQWCAGVSVGFLVLNLVVMAVAPAATLEANVGWARGTLVFGALGGLVLGVVEARSIERAERAERATVRAEYADAQRQWLDYLNGLLRHEILNKATIVDGHAALIEESVDDPDALANVDVIRRKTDQMTDVIEDVRVLIESAESPEAFEPVNVSAVVRAETTDLRDARRSVTVNLDVPNDVYVSADALLSRVFSNLLRNAVEHNDSDHPLVSVSVTERADSVVVEVSDDGSGVPADVRDCLFERGENTGDRHGLGLYLVARLVERYDGDIELTETGPAGSTFTVTLPRADPPAGATEEREAVSGPLAA, encoded by the coding sequence ATGTCGGCTTTCGGAACGCCCGCGAACACCGTCGAGACGCGCCCCCGCGAGGCGTCCCGTTTGGCGCGCGCCGTCCCCGCCGCCCTCGTCGGTCTCGGCGTGCTCTCGCTCGTCTCGTGGGCGGTCGAGTTCGCGGTGTTCGACCTCCCCGCGGGCGCGCCCGCCGGCCAGTTCGTCGGGGAGGCCGCGCTCTCGCTCGCGGTCTGCGGCGGGTTCGCGTTCGCGGCGTACTGGCTCCGCGAGAGCGACGTGCACGCCGCGCGCTACCCCCGCATCCTCCAGTGGTGTGCGGGCGTGAGCGTCGGCTTCCTCGTTCTGAACCTCGTGGTGATGGCGGTCGCGCCCGCGGCCACGCTCGAAGCGAACGTCGGGTGGGCGCGGGGGACGCTCGTGTTCGGCGCGCTCGGCGGCCTGGTTCTCGGCGTCGTGGAGGCGCGGTCTATCGAACGCGCGGAGCGAGCGGAGCGCGCGACCGTTCGCGCGGAGTACGCGGACGCCCAGCGGCAGTGGCTCGACTACCTGAACGGCCTGCTACGTCACGAAATCCTGAACAAGGCGACCATCGTGGACGGGCACGCGGCCCTCATCGAGGAGTCGGTGGACGACCCGGACGCGCTCGCGAACGTGGACGTCATCCGGCGGAAGACCGACCAGATGACGGACGTCATCGAGGACGTGCGCGTGCTCATCGAGTCCGCGGAGTCCCCGGAGGCGTTCGAGCCCGTGAACGTGTCCGCGGTCGTGCGCGCGGAGACGACCGACCTCCGGGACGCGCGGCGGTCGGTGACCGTGAACCTCGACGTCCCGAACGACGTGTACGTGTCGGCGGACGCCCTCCTCTCCCGCGTCTTCTCGAACCTCCTGCGGAACGCCGTCGAGCACAACGACAGCGACCACCCCCTGGTGTCGGTGTCGGTGACGGAGCGCGCCGACAGCGTGGTCGTCGAGGTGTCGGACGACGGTTCCGGGGTGCCCGCGGACGTGCGGGACTGCCTGTTCGAGCGCGGCGAGAACACGGGGGACAGGCACGGACTCGGTCTCTACCTCGTCGCGCGCCTCGTGGAGCGCTACGACGGCGATATCGAACTGACGGAGACCGGGCCGGCGGGGAGTACGTTCACGGTCACGCTCCCGCGCGCCGACCCGCCCGCGGGCGCGACCGAGGAGCGGGAGGCGGTCTCCGGGCCGCTCGCGGCGTAG
- a CDS encoding transcription initiation factor IIB — protein sequence MTNQRIQSRRQETTEAETESEESNECPECGGLVIQDEEHGESVCMDCGLVVEEDGIDRGPEWRAFDSAEKDEKSRVGAPTTNTMHDKGLSTNIDWRDKDAYGNSLSSNQRQKMQRLRKWNERFRTRDAKERNLKQALGEIDRMASALGLPDNVRETASVIYRRALEEDLLPGRSIEGVSTSCVYAAARQAGVPRSLDEIADVSRVEKAEIARTYRYVVRELGLEVRPADPESYVPRFASSLELSDEAEHRARELLQTAKDKGVHSGKSPVGLAAAAVYAAALLTNEKTTQAKVSEVADISEVTIRNRYHELLEAEDSIPV from the coding sequence ATGACTAACCAGCGCATACAATCCCGAAGGCAAGAGACGACCGAAGCGGAAACCGAGAGTGAAGAGTCGAACGAATGCCCCGAGTGCGGCGGTCTCGTCATCCAGGACGAGGAGCACGGCGAGTCCGTCTGCATGGACTGCGGCCTCGTCGTGGAGGAGGACGGTATCGACCGCGGCCCCGAGTGGCGCGCGTTCGACTCCGCCGAAAAAGACGAGAAGTCCCGCGTGGGTGCCCCGACGACGAACACGATGCACGACAAGGGCCTCTCCACGAACATCGACTGGCGGGACAAGGACGCCTACGGCAACAGCCTGAGTTCGAATCAGCGCCAGAAGATGCAGCGACTGCGCAAGTGGAACGAGCGCTTCCGCACGCGCGACGCGAAGGAGCGCAACCTCAAGCAGGCGCTCGGCGAAATCGACCGGATGGCGTCGGCGCTCGGCCTCCCGGACAACGTCCGCGAGACGGCGTCCGTCATCTACCGTCGTGCGCTTGAGGAAGACCTCCTGCCCGGCCGGAGCATCGAGGGCGTCTCCACGTCCTGCGTGTACGCCGCCGCGCGGCAGGCCGGCGTCCCCCGGAGTCTCGACGAAATCGCGGACGTCTCCCGCGTCGAGAAGGCCGAAATCGCCCGCACCTACCGGTACGTCGTGCGCGAACTCGGCCTGGAAGTCCGGCCCGCCGACCCCGAGAGCTACGTGCCGCGGTTCGCGTCCAGTCTGGAACTCTCGGACGAGGCCGAACACCGCGCCCGCGAACTCCTCCAGACCGCGAAGGACAAGGGCGTGCACTCCGGGAAGTCCCCGGTCGGTCTCGCCGCCGCCGCGGTCTACGCGGCCGCGCTCCTGACGAACGAGAAGACCACGCAGGCGAAGGTCAGCGAGGTCGCGGACATCAGCGAGGTCACCATCCGCAACCGCTACCACGAGCTCCTCGAAGCCGAGGACTCGATTCCCGTCTAG
- a CDS encoding DUF7312 domain-containing protein, whose translation MSESEEYDDPEIPRPPPIDVESPDPENVAFFLLGVALAALVIAQVAL comes from the coding sequence ATGAGCGAGTCCGAGGAGTACGACGACCCCGAGATACCGCGCCCGCCGCCGATAGACGTGGAGTCCCCCGACCCAGAGAACGTCGCGTTCTTCCTGCTCGGCGTCGCGCTCGCGGCGCTCGTCATCGCGCAGGTCGCGCTGTAG
- a CDS encoding MGMT family protein yields MSGLYARHSDYLDRYVQLGLAGDRLISVSFPTSPDADADGDHALLDRLFAYLEGVEDDFREVEIGLTVPTTHRNVLEQVREIPYGDQLSVEALARITPGLDPDDPDDLDEVRTALAENPLPLVVPDHRVRDGPSAAPPEVEQKLRALEDL; encoded by the coding sequence ATGAGCGGCCTCTACGCACGCCACTCCGACTACCTCGACCGCTACGTCCAACTCGGCCTCGCCGGCGACCGACTCATCAGCGTCTCCTTCCCCACCTCTCCCGACGCGGACGCCGACGGCGACCACGCCCTCCTCGACCGACTCTTCGCGTACCTCGAAGGCGTCGAGGACGACTTCCGCGAGGTCGAAATCGGCCTCACCGTCCCCACCACCCACCGGAACGTCCTCGAACAGGTCAGAGAAATCCCCTACGGCGACCAGCTCTCCGTCGAAGCCCTCGCCCGCATCACGCCCGGCCTCGACCCCGACGACCCCGACGACCTCGACGAGGTACGGACGGCGCTCGCCGAGAACCCGCTCCCGCTCGTCGTCCCCGACCACCGCGTCCGCGACGGCCCCAGCGCCGCCCCGCCCGAAGTCGAACAGAAACTCCGCGCGCTCGAAGACCTCTAG
- the trpC gene encoding indole-3-glycerol phosphate synthase has protein sequence MDESELAPAVRSILDAARARTHDGERLSVEPRSLTDAFAAAEADGRVPLIAEVKPTSPTTDGTREVDPVAAAEAMVAGGAAALSVLTEPAHFGGSTETLERVREAVDVPVLRKDFVVREEQLDAVEADVVLLIARFVDDLDGLLAAARDRGFQVLVETHTRQEVARALAAGADVVGVNNRDLGKLEVDLETFESVAPEVPDSVTTVAESGISTRDDVRRMRAAGADALLVGSAVMDDTPDAIRENTRDLT, from the coding sequence ATGGACGAGTCCGAGTTGGCGCCGGCGGTGCGGTCGATTCTCGACGCCGCGCGCGCGAGAACACACGACGGCGAGCGGCTCTCGGTCGAACCGCGGTCGCTCACCGACGCGTTCGCGGCCGCGGAGGCCGACGGCCGCGTCCCGCTCATCGCGGAAGTGAAACCCACGAGCCCCACCACCGACGGCACGCGCGAGGTCGACCCGGTCGCGGCGGCGGAGGCGATGGTCGCGGGCGGCGCGGCCGCGCTCTCCGTGCTCACGGAACCCGCGCACTTCGGCGGGAGCACGGAGACGCTCGAACGCGTGCGGGAGGCGGTGGACGTGCCAGTCCTCCGGAAGGATTTCGTCGTGCGCGAGGAGCAACTGGACGCCGTCGAGGCGGACGTGGTGTTGCTCATCGCGCGGTTCGTGGACGACCTCGACGGCCTGCTCGCGGCGGCGCGCGACCGCGGGTTCCAGGTGCTCGTGGAGACGCACACCCGCCAGGAGGTCGCGCGGGCGCTCGCCGCCGGCGCGGACGTCGTCGGCGTGAACAACCGCGACCTCGGGAAGCTCGAAGTCGACCTCGAAACGTTCGAGTCGGTGGCCCCCGAGGTACCTGATAGCGTGACGACGGTCGCGGAGAGCGGAATCAGCACGCGAGACGACGTGCGGCGGATGCGGGCGGCGGGCGCGGACGCCCTGCTCGTCGGCTCGGCCGTGATGGACGACACGCCCGACGCAATCCGGGAGAACACGCGAGACCTAACATGA
- the yjjX gene encoding inosine/xanthosine triphosphatase — protein MRIAVGSENPVKREATERATAALNATVAAEGVDSGVSEQPMTDDETREGARTRAERALAAGDYDLGVGLEGGVAPADDALLLTMWAAVTDGDTMGLGGGPRFVLPAEIARRVRDGEELGPVMDDVVGAENVARSEGAAGVLTGDLVDRESALRHALAGALGPFVTDYY, from the coding sequence ATGCGAATCGCAGTCGGGAGCGAGAACCCCGTGAAGCGCGAAGCGACCGAGCGCGCGACCGCCGCGCTGAACGCCACCGTCGCCGCCGAGGGCGTGGACTCGGGCGTGTCGGAACAGCCGATGACTGACGACGAAACCCGGGAGGGCGCGCGAACTCGCGCGGAGCGCGCGCTCGCCGCCGGCGACTACGACCTCGGCGTCGGCCTCGAAGGCGGCGTCGCACCCGCGGACGACGCCCTCCTGCTCACCATGTGGGCGGCCGTGACGGACGGCGACACGATGGGATTGGGCGGCGGCCCGCGGTTCGTCCTCCCCGCCGAAATCGCGAGACGCGTCCGGGACGGCGAGGAGCTCGGGCCCGTGATGGACGACGTGGTCGGCGCGGAGAACGTCGCGCGCTCCGAGGGCGCGGCGGGCGTTCTCACCGGCGACCTCGTGGACAGAGAATCCGCGCTCCGGCACGCGCTCGCCGGCGCGCTCGGCCCGTTCGTCACCGACTACTACTGA
- a CDS encoding flippase-like domain-containing protein: protein MSDASVEVSVVLPAYNEEDTIRETVETTLATLDGFLPAGSFEVVVAEDGCDDRTPEIADELAAADSRVRHFHSDERLGRGGALDFAFERAAGDVLVYFDTDLATDMRHLEELVESVRSGEYDVATGSRWMPENVADRPAKRGVPSRGFNFATRLLLGSDLRDHQCGFKAFSREAFDALHGEVEDKHWFWDTEMLVRAQRRGFRVKEFAVDWTPKGDSKVDLVRDVFGMGSQILRCFWEFRVSPYANRRTGMAVGVLLSVLAFALMFVYIDVDTFVESVSDADPALVAAGAAVYVASWPLRGLRYRDILAELGYDGSVGFLTGAVFISQTGNLVIPARAGDAIRAYIVKARRGVPYTTGFASLAVERVFDLLTITVLAGSVLVGLALFAPGTLADLATTASGVGVAGNAAAVQQAVVVATAVGLLAIGSVALIVWSARSDSNYVRRVVNWASDDSYTEYVASVFEDFVTDVQRVAGTAGGFARVGGTSVLVWTIDVATALLVFRAFGLSLPLVDLVAVGFFAVSVGNLSKVIPGPPGGIGIYEAAFAAIVSTLLPVTFATAVGIAIVDHIVKNVVTVAGGAASMIRLNVSLTEAVDGTVEPDAEEETAVSSSR, encoded by the coding sequence ATGAGCGATGCGTCCGTCGAGGTGAGCGTCGTCCTCCCGGCGTACAACGAGGAGGACACCATCCGGGAGACCGTGGAGACGACGCTCGCGACGCTCGACGGCTTCCTGCCGGCGGGGAGTTTCGAGGTCGTGGTGGCGGAGGACGGCTGTGACGACCGCACGCCCGAGATCGCGGACGAACTCGCGGCCGCGGACTCCCGGGTGCGGCACTTCCACTCGGACGAACGCCTCGGACGGGGTGGCGCGCTGGACTTCGCGTTCGAGCGCGCGGCGGGCGACGTGCTCGTCTACTTCGACACCGACCTCGCGACCGACATGCGTCACCTGGAGGAACTCGTGGAGAGCGTGCGGTCGGGCGAGTACGACGTGGCGACGGGGTCGCGGTGGATGCCGGAGAACGTCGCAGACCGGCCCGCGAAGCGCGGCGTCCCCTCCCGGGGGTTCAACTTCGCGACGCGGCTCCTGCTCGGCTCCGACCTGCGCGACCACCAGTGCGGGTTCAAGGCGTTCAGCCGGGAGGCGTTCGACGCCCTGCACGGCGAAGTCGAGGACAAACACTGGTTCTGGGACACGGAGATGCTCGTGCGCGCCCAGCGCCGGGGGTTCCGCGTGAAGGAGTTCGCGGTGGACTGGACGCCGAAGGGCGATTCGAAGGTCGACCTCGTCCGGGACGTGTTCGGGATGGGGTCGCAGATTCTCCGGTGTTTCTGGGAGTTCCGGGTGTCGCCGTACGCCAACAGGCGAACCGGGATGGCGGTCGGCGTCCTCCTGTCGGTTCTGGCGTTCGCGTTGATGTTCGTCTACATCGACGTGGACACGTTCGTGGAGTCGGTGTCGGACGCCGACCCGGCGCTGGTCGCGGCGGGCGCGGCGGTGTACGTCGCGTCCTGGCCGCTGCGCGGCCTCCGGTACCGCGACATCCTCGCTGAACTCGGATACGACGGGAGCGTGGGGTTCCTCACGGGCGCGGTGTTCATCAGTCAGACGGGGAACCTCGTGATACCGGCGCGGGCGGGCGACGCCATCCGCGCGTACATCGTGAAGGCGCGCCGGGGCGTACCGTACACGACGGGGTTCGCGTCGCTCGCGGTCGAGCGCGTGTTCGACCTCCTCACCATCACGGTGCTCGCGGGGAGCGTCCTGGTGGGGCTCGCGCTGTTCGCGCCGGGAACGCTCGCCGACCTCGCGACCACCGCGTCCGGCGTCGGCGTTGCGGGGAACGCCGCGGCCGTCCAGCAGGCCGTCGTCGTCGCCACCGCCGTCGGACTGCTCGCCATCGGCTCCGTCGCCCTCATCGTCTGGTCGGCGCGCTCCGACTCGAACTACGTCCGCCGCGTCGTGAACTGGGCGAGCGACGACTCCTACACGGAGTACGTCGCGAGCGTCTTCGAGGACTTCGTGACGGACGTCCAGCGCGTCGCCGGCACCGCGGGCGGGTTCGCTCGCGTCGGCGGGACGAGCGTGCTCGTCTGGACTATCGACGTGGCGACGGCGCTGCTCGTGTTCCGCGCGTTCGGCCTCAGCCTCCCGCTCGTCGACCTCGTCGCGGTCGGGTTCTTCGCGGTGAGCGTCGGAAACCTCTCGAAGGTGATTCCGGGGCCGCCGGGCGGTATCGGCATCTACGAGGCCGCGTTCGCCGCCATCGTCTCCACGCTCCTCCCCGTGACGTTCGCGACCGCGGTCGGCATCGCCATCGTCGACCACATCGTGAAGAACGTCGTCACGGTCGCGGGCGGCGCGGCGTCGATGATTCGGCTGAACGTCTCGCTGACGGAGGCCGTGGACGGCACCGTCGAACCGGACGCGGAGGAGGAGACGGCGGTCAGTAGTAGTCGGTGA
- a CDS encoding winged helix-turn-helix transcriptional regulator encodes MVDEDKRSTLRRFAAVGAAGPLSQLPSSDDGGSETRDAIAGYVASTPGAHFSKLRDDLKLGTGEAQHHLRRLVEDGVVEAHRDGDYRRFFPAGRFSDFERVALSYLRRETPRGMLRELLRDPDASGGALAESLGVSRPTVSKYASELERAGVLSREDGYAVEEPESVLMLLVRYAESFDADTAAFAADAADLVSYDP; translated from the coding sequence ATGGTCGACGAGGACAAGCGTTCGACGCTCCGGCGGTTCGCGGCCGTCGGAGCGGCCGGCCCGCTGTCGCAACTCCCGTCGAGCGACGACGGCGGGAGCGAGACGCGGGACGCTATCGCGGGCTACGTCGCGTCGACGCCGGGCGCGCACTTCTCGAAGCTCCGCGACGACCTGAAACTCGGAACCGGGGAGGCCCAGCACCACCTGCGGCGGCTCGTGGAGGACGGCGTGGTGGAAGCCCACCGGGACGGCGACTACCGGCGGTTCTTCCCGGCGGGCCGGTTCTCGGACTTCGAGCGGGTGGCGTTGAGTTACCTGCGGCGGGAGACGCCGCGCGGGATGCTGCGCGAACTCCTCCGCGACCCGGACGCGTCCGGCGGCGCGCTCGCGGAGTCGCTGGGCGTGTCGCGGCCGACCGTGAGCAAGTACGCGAGCGAACTCGAACGCGCGGGCGTGCTCTCCCGGGAGGACGGGTACGCGGTGGAGGAACCGGAGTCGGTGTTGATGTTGCTCGTGCGGTACGCGGAGTCCTTCGACGCGGACACGGCCGCGTTCGCGGCTGACGCGGCCGACCTCGTCTCCTACGACCCCTGA
- a CDS encoding type I 3-dehydroquinate dehydratase: protein MEFTEFTLAASTDTLADEPAAREHADCLEFRLDLASDPLAALDDYDGALPVLATNRADWEGGAAADDDARLDALCEAVGHDAVEAVDIELESMLDGDGKRVRDAAWDADASVVVSVHDFEGTPLRQDMRGLLGNAVEYGDVGKLAVTAQDRQDALDLLTVTHEYAMADEPVATMAMGEAGRHTRAVAPVYGSKIGYAPVRAADATAPGQYDLETLRELVGELS from the coding sequence ATGGAGTTCACGGAGTTCACGCTCGCCGCCTCGACGGACACGCTCGCGGACGAACCCGCGGCGCGCGAACACGCGGACTGCCTGGAGTTCCGGCTGGACCTCGCGAGCGACCCGCTCGCCGCGCTCGACGACTACGACGGCGCGCTCCCCGTGCTCGCGACGAACCGCGCCGACTGGGAGGGCGGCGCGGCCGCGGACGACGACGCCCGCCTCGACGCGCTCTGTGAGGCAGTCGGGCACGACGCGGTCGAAGCCGTGGATATCGAGTTGGAGTCGATGCTGGACGGCGACGGCAAGCGCGTGCGGGACGCCGCGTGGGACGCGGACGCGTCGGTGGTCGTGTCGGTGCACGACTTCGAGGGGACGCCGCTCCGCCAGGACATGCGGGGCCTGCTCGGGAACGCCGTCGAGTACGGCGACGTGGGGAAGCTCGCGGTCACCGCCCAGGACAGACAGGACGCGCTCGACCTCCTCACGGTGACGCACGAGTACGCGATGGCGGACGAGCCGGTGGCGACGATGGCGATGGGGGAAGCGGGCCGGCACACGCGCGCGGTCGCGCCCGTCTACGGGTCGAAAATCGGGTACGCGCCCGTGCGGGCCGCGGACGCGACCGCGCCCGGCCAGTACGACCTCGAAACCCTCCGCGAACTCGTGGGAGAACTGTCGTGA
- a CDS encoding DUF7123 family protein, with product MSAASQAQAVQAPTLTEKQEAILGFLREHAATKTYFKSRAIGDELGLSAKEVGTNMPALQQADIELDVEKWGYSSSTTWKVTA from the coding sequence ATGAGCGCCGCGTCCCAGGCACAGGCCGTTCAGGCTCCGACCCTCACCGAGAAGCAGGAAGCCATCCTCGGGTTCCTCCGCGAACACGCCGCGACGAAGACCTACTTCAAGTCCCGCGCCATCGGCGACGAACTCGGGCTGTCCGCGAAGGAAGTCGGCACGAACATGCCCGCGCTCCAGCAGGCCGACATCGAACTCGACGTCGAGAAGTGGGGGTACTCCTCCAGCACCACCTGGAAGGTCACCGCCTAG
- a CDS encoding lamin tail domain-containing protein yields the protein MSKERLPNLSRREYLAGAATLGALGAGGVVYNGDSLFSESEMPTYVAQQGYLRWELEPLSYENQTVKEFYGYGDGGDAGANPSAPLAADDAASRVFAYTGPVNDSLGFLHGGPNGPAGEADFAFSGLSRSKGEWVVRDDPLDADDDYEPWAGGNQRVDWQWPAGGTDGGAFWNAFDSTVTVTPKTLSGVDSWRLLSGSNPADATVHELSPEKPLKVREAKRPVKTMNVDVMPDSADNVFDPYSQDTLDVAVKPGGEVGPDDLDPGNYSLYFGSREYLAGQNGASPQKSMTVEGDLLLKYKISAANFSLSDRTAYLVGKSKSGAWVRGTDAIHPGGFGTGDPSGDLVVSDLHVDAAGADEQNLNGEWVEFQNAGDATLDLTGYTVRDEEGWEFHMPDGFALDPQETVRLHTGSGEYGPHNLYWGVESEVWENGGGTVVVEDDTGTPVIEYEYPRN from the coding sequence ATGAGCAAGGAGCGACTGCCGAACCTGTCGCGGCGCGAGTACCTCGCGGGCGCGGCGACGCTCGGCGCGCTGGGGGCGGGGGGCGTGGTGTACAACGGCGACAGTCTCTTCTCGGAGTCGGAGATGCCGACGTACGTCGCCCAGCAGGGCTACCTCCGCTGGGAGCTGGAGCCGCTGTCGTACGAGAACCAGACGGTGAAGGAGTTCTACGGGTACGGCGACGGCGGGGACGCCGGCGCGAACCCGTCCGCGCCCCTCGCGGCGGACGACGCGGCGAGCCGCGTGTTCGCGTACACGGGCCCCGTGAACGACAGCCTCGGGTTCCTGCACGGCGGCCCGAACGGCCCCGCGGGCGAGGCTGACTTCGCGTTCTCCGGACTGAGCCGGTCGAAGGGCGAATGGGTAGTGCGCGACGACCCCCTCGACGCGGACGACGACTACGAGCCGTGGGCGGGCGGGAACCAGCGCGTGGACTGGCAGTGGCCCGCGGGCGGGACTGACGGCGGCGCGTTCTGGAACGCGTTCGACAGCACGGTGACGGTGACGCCGAAGACGCTGTCCGGCGTGGACTCCTGGCGGTTGCTCTCCGGGTCGAACCCCGCGGACGCGACCGTGCACGAACTCTCCCCGGAGAAACCCCTGAAGGTTCGCGAGGCGAAGCGGCCGGTGAAGACGATGAACGTGGACGTGATGCCGGACTCGGCGGACAACGTCTTCGACCCGTACTCCCAGGACACGCTCGACGTAGCCGTGAAACCCGGCGGGGAGGTCGGGCCGGACGACCTCGACCCCGGGAACTACTCGCTCTACTTCGGCTCCCGGGAGTACCTCGCCGGCCAGAACGGCGCGTCTCCCCAGAAGAGCATGACGGTAGAGGGCGACCTCCTCCTGAAGTACAAGATTTCCGCGGCGAACTTCAGCCTGAGCGACCGCACCGCCTACCTCGTCGGGAAGTCGAAGTCGGGCGCGTGGGTGCGCGGCACCGACGCCATCCACCCCGGCGGGTTCGGAACCGGCGACCCCTCGGGAGACCTCGTGGTCTCCGACCTGCACGTGGACGCCGCGGGCGCGGACGAACAGAACCTGAACGGCGAGTGGGTGGAGTTCCAGAACGCCGGGGACGCGACGCTCGACCTCACCGGCTATACCGTCCGGGACGAGGAGGGCTGGGAGTTCCACATGCCGGACGGCTTCGCGCTCGACCCGCAGGAGACGGTTCGCCTCCACACGGGGAGCGGCGAGTACGGCCCGCACAACCTCTACTGGGGCGTCGAGTCCGAGGTCTGGGAGAACGGCGGCGGCACGGTCGTCGTCGAGGACGACACCGGCACGCCGGTTATCGAGTACGAGTACCCGCGGAACTAG